ATACTGAGTTCACCATAAAGTGTGTATCCAGGAAATAAACATGGCAATCCACACCCAAGACACCATTTCCCTGTGTCACCCTGGAGAGTAGGAGGAGATTATGTAGAGAAGGCTGCCTGGAAattgcagagatccatctctaAGAGTGAGAACTAGGGTTACAGGAGTGTGACAGCCCACACGAAAAAACAAACTGGTCGACGTGTGAAGAGtttgaaattactttttatttcagtcataaagaatatatttttaaagggggCTTCAAATGGGTAATAAAAAACGGTAGCCTTAGCAACTATTGAAAATcaataacaagaacaaataacaacaaaataacaaatcgataaccaaaaaaattaagataCAGAACctaaaccaaaaatcaaacacaaaattaatcTATGCATAATTCTCTCACTGCAGACTGAGCAGCACAGACCTGGAGCCTGTGACTGGCCTTGGACAGATGGTAGGTAGCAAGGGAGTCAACGATTGCAACAGCCTTTTCAAGATGAGCATAGCCATGCCTCTTTGGGGCTTTATAAGTCAGTTTTCACCAAGTTCAAGGATAAAAACGTTACAAGCTCTGGCTCAAACACTGTTGAATTCACTTGAGTCATCTTCACTAAAGTATTCTTGATGGTCCATCAGGACGAGCACTGATTTGTACACCCGGACTCCTAGTGGATGCCCAGTAGCTCTGGCTATGCTTCAGCATTTCTTCAAAGCCCTCTCCTATTCATCCTTAGCAAGAGTGGAATCCCAAAAACCTCCATGTGCAAACACACCATAAGGTCTGCCTGGGCCAAGGCTTTTCCTCAGCTGCAATCTTTCCATCCCAAAAAGATAAACCTTCTGAAAGTTCAACTTCCTAATGTACACCAATCCATTTGCACCATCCAGTTTCTGAGTCACCCTGGTGGTTGTTCCCGAACCCTacagctttttcattttttatttttaggcatCCTGCACATAGTCATGCATGTCTGGATATAGTTTTCCTTCCTCAGCTCTGAACTGCATGCTGATCCTCATGCACTTAAAGCTTTGTCCATTCACAAGTCTCTACATTTTGCTTTATACTAACTCCTGTTCCATGTATTAGAAGCATACACCTTCAAATATAGCATCAGGTCCTCTCTTTATGAAACATGCTTGCTTGCACACCTCCTCTTCCCCAAAATAGAACTTTTCCAGTCACCTTTATGCTTAAGATAAGCCCATTAATACAATATGATTCTCTCTGTTGGGATTCATGGCCGCATGGTGAATAAATTGTAAGTCCTGAGGATCTGACTTCATCCAATATTCAGAAAGTGAGAATTGTCCCAAAACTCAGGCTTATGATAGATAGGGTTGTGATATATGTAGGTCATCTGGGGTCATGTCTGGATCTCATCAGCTGCAGGCACAACACTGGCGGCACACTCAGGCCATGCTCCCTGCAGATCATGATGCTGTACTGTCTAGTTGGTCTACTATCACATGATGCACAGGTGATTCCCTTACACCTTTCCTTTATACTCAGCAAGAACTCATCCTAAAGCTGGGGCTGGAAATCCACCTCCCTGCACTGGATATAGGGTGCCATTCCGTCTTTGGAATGGCACATTCTATACACATGCCATTCAGCTGATGTTCATGTGATCCATAAACACCTGACACAGCACTTGAGCATCAGAACATTATCTGAGCTTTCTCAACCAAATGACTGCTAGGTCCTATCACTGGTAAGCCCTTGGCTTACTCATACAGCACGCTTTGAGACACTAAGGGAGGTTTTCTGATGAATTACCGCCCTCTGCTGGCATAATATACTCAGACTTGGCTACCTGATCTGTGAAGAAGTTCTGCAGCAGGATGAACCTGCAATGTGTTGGCCACTATGAAATTGTTTCAGTCAACATTTGCCTGTGTGATTATTCAAGACCCACAACTCCATAAGGATCATTGAATGTCTACAAAGGTCCAAGGTGACTCTGACACTTTCTATTGATCCTTTTCAGGTCTGATCCCTTCAATCCAGATGTGAAACTGAGAATCCCCATTGGTCCTCCTAATGGAAGATGAAATAACTCCTACATGGAAAGAGGGACTGTTGTCACATCTGTGGGGACTGTCTTCAGCAGTGCTTCTGCATGTCATGGAGTTGGTCTGATTCAGCACTGCACTGGAGAGAGAATCCTATgcttttgggtgtggtttgtgtgaATAACAGCATGATATCAATAAAGTCTTCCAAAATGAATTCCTGGCACAAATGGAGTGCTGAGGACTCAGTCAGCTTGTGAAAGTCCTTGACCATAAACTGATATAGTAAGTTTTATATTCCAACATCTCCTCCCTCCATGATGTTTTATTCCTCATTGGGGCCAATTGCTGGTGGATGTCAGGGTCATGAGTAATTATTTTGTCAGATTTCTGCCTTatttttgatgctttcttttcttcaggagtaCTTAGCCAACAGACACATGGATTAGATTGGGTCTAGGTGACCTGGAGGTCAGATGGTTTTTGCTTCATGGTAAGTTCAGAGCTATGATGGGGTtcttttctgaggaggccttgatccTAGGGTGAATGATGCCATATTTCAAGATGTCTGCCTTCCTTTGGCTTCCTCAGTTTCTCAAGGAGTGTTGTCATTAAGGAAATGGAGTCAAGGCCCAGAAGCAGCCATCCTGGGTTAATGGCTAGGCATAACTAAGGCCTATTCAcacataggaaataaaataatagggAGAAAGTGCATCATAATCCAGAATTTCCCAGAGATTGGGCTCAGCAGGTGGCTCCTGGTTTAACAGCTCCTTCTGAAGCAGGCTttcatcctgggctgtggcctgttccAGCTCATGTGTCAGTTTCTCTGACCTAGGAGGAAAAGGCAGTTAGGACACAATCCTGCTGGGGACCTGCCATTGTCAGATGTTAAACAGCTGCATCCCACCACCTCAACTGTGCTGGATGCTCAACATGGATCTTTTGACTGAAGTCATTGTTTGTGTGAGAGTCACAAGAGTAGTTAGGCCTAGAACTTTCCTCAGCCCTAAACACCTGTCAGAATTTGACTGAGAAGTATTTGTTCTCTGTTCTACTAGAAAGAAAGGGTCTTTCTCTTACTGTTTAGGGACATCATTTTGTAAAAGTAACAACTTATTAATAACATAGTCAACAGCACAGGAGTGATACTCAATATTCATGATGAATTACTGATAAACCACATCATTTTATTGCTAGCAATATTGCAGTCTTGCATTCAGGACAATCAAACAAGGTCATGATGATAGCTGAGGATCGTGCCCAGGAGGAACCATGAACATGACCAACATGCAAGACAGAATCAGTCAGTAATCCTAGGACAGCATTTCCTGAGATGTGTACCTGAGAACACTGGCCTTGATGGACTCTGGGATCAAAAAGAAACTTGTGATTTCCTTAACCAGAGCTACAAATCTGCATCCTGACTCTTTTCACAGTCTGTAACAGAACACTCCTGAAAAAGTTCTGATCTTCCCTGCAGCTAAGGCATTTGCCTGGGTTCATTCTGAAAAGTCCTTAACCTATTCAATCCAGAGAACACTTGTCCCAGGAAATGGGAAAATGCTGCACAGAGCAGTATTCAAAGGTAGGAATCTCTTCTTTACAGGTGATGTTCCtaagtgaaaatgaaattttagcAAGGCCTGGTAATGCACAAATTTGAATTCCATCacgtggaggcagaagcaggcagatctctgtgagtataaggaaaGCCTGCTCAGGCCATACTAGAGTactcagaagggagaaaggacacaATTACTCAGACACACTGAGTATTAAACATATTGATTCCTGGACAGAATTGTTTGTTAACTCAACCTGAAAAATACTCTGAAGTGTTCTTGCCCTGCTTGTAGCTGGGAGCCATGCATTTGAGCAGGAGCCCATAAATGACAGTGATCCCAGGTACAATGTACCCACTTGGCTCCACCTGCTCCCCCAGCCTGGGTTCCTACCTCATTTTGGAGACCtcaaagtgatgctgcagcttttctgccaagtcctTTTCCTGGGTGATCATCTCCTTCTGTTTCATCAGGACCTGTAGGCTTCCCTCTAATCTTTCAAATGcctgttcattagaacattgtgTTCTTAGTGGAGAGTTGTATACAGACATGCACAAAGTGTCATACACATGAAGCACATACAAAAACTCAAAATTGCATACTGGTAGGTGAGGCAAGCCAAAAGATCTTAAACtacactcacagaaaaagaagtGAGCAGAATACAACATCATGCAAGATGAACATATGAGTAGGCGAAGCACACCAGCACTTTCAGAAGAGTCTCACAACTCTGCCGTCATTCCTTGAGGATTAATACTGCTGTGGGGAGTGAGCTCTGTTTGATCAGACTCTATTGAGATGGCTAGAGAATTTACTTCAGAAGCAGCAAAGCGTCCACCCCGGCATTCAGCTTGTCAAAAGCCCTCATTTGTCCAGTCAATCAAATCCAGATTTTATTCTCCGCAATGGTAGAGCTCTCAAGGAGCACTCACAGAAAACAGGGCTCATGAGCTGCTACTTTGGCTTATGTCAGTGTGAACCAAAAGTCGGTCAAAGGGAAGAGAACACATGGGGATTcatgaagaaaggagaaggcCACATGCCACCCAAATCTATGACTATGAGTAGAACTCCTTTGGCATTTACATGGGATACTCCTCCTTGTAAGCTGCTTCCCCTCTGTAATCTCACATTACCCCTGCCAATCACATGAGCCTCAGGACCCACAATTCACTCATTCCAAGCTCTGTGCATACATCCTACCTATAGTAATGACATGTGGGTTTGATATGTTATTGACTCATTTCCCTCATTGGACCACAGTTTCAAGCACAGCAGCAGGCATGGTTTGCCAATAATTTAGTTTCTCAGAAGAGGCTAACTTCCCAGAAGTACTTGTGCATGGACACTGAAGTGAACACCTCAGATGGCATGAGGTGGGTGGCTGGATGGGAGCATGGATGAGTAAGGTGATGGGTGAAAGCACAGGTGGGTGGATGGGCAGACAGACACTCCAATGGGCAAATGGTGCCAGACTTTAGACTAACCCACCTACCTGCCCCTACCTGTTGTTGCTGGGTCTGGAGGTAACTGGGCTCTTCCTCTTGGTCCTCACTGATCAATTTCAATGCCTCCAAGTGGATCTTCAGCAGGACCCAATCCTCTGTACgattctggttctcctgcctcagcatggcTACCTGCTCCTTAAGCTGAGTATGTTCCATGAGGACCTGGCTGTGCAGACCACTGGAAAAGACCCTCTGTAGAGTAAGGCCCtgccagtctccttctgcctcccctgcctccacgAACCTTCACGACAAATAGCCCCAGGTTCTCAAGAAGACGTAGCCAAGAGCCCAAAATAGCCATGACAGCTACACTCAAAAGGCCAAATAAGAGAGCAGCTAATTAAAAAAATCGAAATACTTCAGAAAACCCCAACACTAATAGGGATCTATGTCCTTTCAAAGGAAAGAGGAGTCCCTTAACTGTCCTGAACATCAGCAAGTAGTGGACAAATACCCTCTGAGAGAGGACAGGAGACCCAAGGGGAGTTTATTCTATCTACTGTTTCCACAGAAACCAGATCTATAAAGCCTAGGCCTGAGCTCCCAGATGCCCAGGACTGCCTGACATTCCCCTCATAGTGCAAAtcacttgtcttttctttctttttactttccttttcctttcttctttcttccttcctctctttctttcttttgtttgtttggtttttgaaacagggtttctctgcttaacAGTCCTATCTGCcctagaactctctgtagaccagactggccttgagatcacagagatctgcctactctgcctccagagaactGGAATGGCACCACCACAGCACAGTTTGCTCTTCTACCTAGAGGCTCCTGAGGCTCCAAAACAATGGTGGGAGGAGTGGATAGTCTCTTTCATCCTTAGCAAACTAAGTGCAAGTGACACAAGTCAAAGAGATGCTTGCTAAGGTGCAAAAAGGACAGAACCAGAGCTGTGGACTCTCCAGTCTAGAGACAAAGGAAGGTAGAGAtgagccactttggaaatcaatatggtgctttcctGGAAatttgagaatcaatct
The nucleotide sequence above comes from Peromyscus maniculatus bairdii isolate BWxNUB_F1_BW_parent chromosome 9, HU_Pman_BW_mat_3.1, whole genome shotgun sequence. Encoded proteins:
- the LOC143266824 gene encoding disks large homolog 5-like; translation: MLLARLRGLFGRENGEHPENRERRKEAGLESQRKTTKKGFWGRHKAAMEPSSHPTLLTKKGMRKEMQRLNMELQMMTKERNQLRDQLFFIRKGPANNRPNTWYEDLRMEHEEVMTDLQRLQNENTEASEKVDELANLTVLYRGLHSQVLMEHTQLKEQVAMLRQENQNRTEDWVLLKIHLEALKLISEDQEEEPSYLQTQQQQAFERLEGSLQVLMKQKEMITQEKDLAEKLQHHFEVSKMRSEKLTHELEQATAQDESLLQKELLNQEPPAEPNLWEILDYDALSPYYFISYV